The following proteins come from a genomic window of Micromonospora echinofusca:
- a CDS encoding ATP-binding protein: MTRESPISAVTQPPRLYRAPEHRMAAGVAAGIADHLGISVLRVRVAFMVLLGLSGLGLLLYAAFWAVVPLRPGDTAVPPRRDVAQLLPFVVIGLGVLLVQVMVFDSIGAAGTAGWLVAIIAVGAGVIWHQSAPERRRQWGDSMPVPWLGAVVEESDRRAFVLRFIGGGVLVAVGIIGVAAVYSPAQNFDAVLNGVIFALVGLAGVGVVAAPVLWRTYNQLRSEREGRIREQERAELAAMVHDQVLHTLALIQRNASDVKTVQRLARGQERSLRNWLYKPTGSPTERFAAALEQAAAEVEDTFAITVEAVVVGDRETDERVGALVAAAREALVNAARHAGVQTVSLYAEVEPEQVSVFVRDRGKGFDPDTVEDHRHGVRGSIIGRMKRHGGRAEIRSGPGEGTEVRLILPISRDSATAERDKG; the protein is encoded by the coding sequence GTGACCAGGGAGTCTCCGATCAGTGCCGTGACCCAGCCACCGCGCCTCTACCGCGCCCCCGAGCACCGGATGGCCGCGGGGGTGGCCGCCGGCATCGCCGACCACCTCGGCATCTCGGTGCTGCGGGTACGCGTCGCCTTCATGGTGCTGCTCGGGCTGAGCGGTCTCGGCCTGCTGCTCTACGCGGCCTTCTGGGCGGTCGTGCCGCTGCGCCCGGGCGACACCGCCGTACCGCCCCGCAGGGACGTCGCCCAGCTGCTGCCGTTCGTGGTCATCGGCCTCGGCGTGCTGCTGGTGCAGGTGATGGTCTTCGACTCGATCGGTGCGGCGGGCACCGCCGGCTGGCTGGTTGCGATCATCGCGGTCGGCGCCGGCGTGATCTGGCACCAGTCGGCCCCGGAGCGGCGGCGGCAGTGGGGCGACTCCATGCCGGTGCCCTGGCTGGGCGCGGTCGTGGAGGAGAGCGACCGGCGGGCCTTCGTGCTCCGGTTCATCGGCGGTGGGGTGCTGGTCGCGGTCGGCATCATCGGTGTCGCCGCGGTCTACTCCCCGGCGCAGAACTTCGACGCCGTGCTCAACGGCGTGATCTTCGCTCTGGTGGGGCTCGCCGGGGTCGGCGTGGTGGCCGCGCCGGTGCTGTGGCGGACGTACAACCAGCTCCGCTCGGAGCGCGAGGGGCGCATCCGCGAGCAGGAGCGGGCCGAGCTGGCCGCCATGGTGCACGACCAGGTGCTGCACACCCTGGCCCTGATCCAGCGCAACGCGAGCGACGTGAAGACCGTCCAGCGGCTCGCCCGGGGGCAGGAACGCTCGCTGCGCAACTGGCTCTACAAGCCCACCGGCTCGCCCACCGAGCGGTTCGCCGCCGCCCTGGAGCAGGCCGCCGCCGAGGTCGAGGACACGTTCGCGATCACCGTGGAGGCGGTGGTGGTCGGCGACCGGGAGACCGACGAACGGGTCGGCGCCCTGGTGGCGGCGGCGCGCGAGGCGCTGGTGAACGCCGCCCGGCACGCGGGGGTGCAGACCGTCTCGCTCTATGCCGAGGTCGAGCCCGAACAGGTCAGCGTCTTCGTCCGGGACCGGGGGAAGGGCTTCGACCCGGATACGGTGGAGGATCACCGGCACGGGGTCCGGGGTTCGATCATCGGGCGGATGAAGCGGCACGGCGGCCGGGCGGAGATCCGCTCCGGGCCGGGGGAAGGGACCGAGGTCCGGTTGATCCTGCCGATCAGCCGGGACTCGGCAACGGCGGAAAGGGACAAGGGATGA
- a CDS encoding response regulator, translating into MTEQSMEPVEGAAARTERLRVFLVDDHAMFRAGVRAELGAHVEVVGEASTVGEAVTRIAVTLPDVVLLDVHMPDGGGRAVLEAMRRTHPQVKFLALSVSDAAEDVIGLIRAGARGYVTKTISPEELAAAVRRVADGDAVFSPRLAGFVLDAFAARPDAPVADPELDQLTNREREVLRLLARGYAYKEIAKELYISIKTVETHVSNVLRKLQMSNRYELSRWAADRRLV; encoded by the coding sequence ATGACCGAGCAGTCGATGGAACCGGTCGAGGGGGCGGCTGCCCGTACCGAGCGGCTGCGGGTCTTCCTCGTCGACGACCACGCCATGTTCCGGGCGGGGGTCCGCGCCGAGCTGGGCGCGCACGTCGAGGTGGTGGGCGAGGCGAGCACCGTCGGCGAGGCGGTCACCCGGATCGCCGTCACGCTGCCCGACGTGGTGCTGCTCGACGTGCACATGCCCGACGGCGGCGGCCGCGCGGTGCTGGAGGCGATGCGGCGTACCCACCCGCAGGTCAAGTTCCTGGCGCTGAGCGTCTCGGATGCGGCGGAGGACGTGATCGGGCTGATCCGGGCCGGCGCGCGGGGCTACGTCACCAAGACGATCTCCCCGGAGGAGCTGGCCGCCGCGGTCCGGCGGGTGGCCGACGGCGACGCGGTGTTCAGCCCCCGGTTGGCGGGGTTCGTGCTCGACGCGTTCGCGGCCCGTCCGGACGCCCCGGTGGCCGACCCCGAGCTGGACCAGCTCACCAACCGCGAGCGCGAGGTGCTGCGGCTGCTCGCCCGGGGGTACGCGTACAAGGAGATCGCCAAGGAGCTCTACATCTCCATCAAGACCGTGGAGACGCACGTGTCGAACGTGCTGCGCAAGCTCCAGATGTCCAACAGGTACGAGCTGTCCCGCTGGGCGGCCGACCGTCGGCTCGTGTGA
- a CDS encoding thioester domain-containing protein — MFGQRGRRWARIALATVAGGALALGAVAPAAAADKTGVAKSVKGSNVTLMLNGQPKSTGALALKIDGKLVPAFCIDYHTNVAIDGKYKEGTWDESQVKNLGKVQWVLTHGYPNADAAKLLAAAGATAPAQADADKLLYFGTQTAIWNFSDGIKLGDWVDNSKLLGKKQYDVVKKVHDYLVANATDQPEPKAELSVDPASAKATVGEKAGPFTVKGPAGEITVAVDGGSAVDAEGKPVTTTTNGGQFWLVADGAGEVKVTVSAQDSVSFGRVFLFTGERAAQKLILGGSTGATVTAKAEAAFAAAPSESPSPSAPAESPSPSAPAESPSPSAPVDSPAPSTSPASSGGDLPLTGSPIAASIAAGVALLAAGAVAVLLFRRRKLRFTA; from the coding sequence ATGTTCGGACAACGAGGACGGCGCTGGGCGCGGATCGCCCTGGCGACCGTCGCCGGTGGCGCGCTGGCACTCGGCGCGGTGGCGCCGGCCGCCGCCGCCGACAAGACCGGCGTGGCCAAGTCGGTCAAGGGCAGCAACGTCACGCTCATGCTCAACGGGCAGCCGAAGAGCACCGGTGCGCTGGCGCTCAAGATCGATGGCAAGCTCGTCCCCGCCTTCTGCATCGACTACCACACCAACGTGGCGATCGACGGCAAGTACAAGGAGGGCACCTGGGACGAGTCCCAGGTGAAGAACCTCGGCAAGGTGCAGTGGGTGCTCACCCACGGCTACCCGAACGCCGACGCCGCCAAGCTGCTGGCCGCCGCCGGCGCCACCGCCCCGGCGCAGGCCGACGCCGACAAGCTGCTCTACTTCGGCACCCAGACCGCCATCTGGAACTTCAGCGACGGCATCAAGCTGGGTGACTGGGTCGACAACTCGAAGCTGCTCGGCAAGAAGCAGTACGACGTGGTCAAGAAGGTCCACGACTACCTGGTCGCCAACGCCACCGACCAGCCCGAGCCGAAGGCCGAGCTGAGCGTCGACCCGGCCAGCGCCAAGGCCACCGTCGGCGAGAAGGCCGGTCCCTTCACCGTCAAGGGTCCGGCGGGCGAGATCACCGTCGCGGTCGACGGCGGCTCGGCGGTCGACGCCGAGGGCAAGCCGGTAACCACGACCACCAACGGCGGGCAGTTCTGGCTGGTCGCCGACGGCGCCGGCGAGGTGAAGGTGACCGTTTCCGCCCAGGACTCGGTCTCCTTCGGCCGGGTGTTCCTCTTCACCGGCGAGCGCGCCGCGCAGAAGCTGATCCTCGGTGGCAGCACCGGCGCCACCGTGACCGCCAAGGCCGAGGCCGCGTTCGCCGCCGCCCCGTCCGAGTCGCCGTCGCCGAGCGCGCCGGCGGAGTCGCCGTCGCCCAGCGCCCCGGCGGAGTCGCCGTCGCCGAGCGCCCCGGTCGACAGCCCGGCCCCGTCGACCTCGCCCGCGAGCAGCGGCGGGGACCTGCCGCTGACCGGCTCGCCGATCGCCGCCTCGATCGCCGCCGGTGTGGCGCTGCTGGCCGCCGGCGCGGTCGCCGTGCTGCTGTTCCGCCGTCGCAAGCTGCGCTTCACGGCCTGA